In one Vagococcus entomophilus genomic region, the following are encoded:
- a CDS encoding CPBP family intramembrane glutamic endopeptidase, producing MDEIKNKVLKTYNQKIQTLFICIGISILSGVTLLTTLLTMAIVPVKSNILLKVTLPTVIALVIIPVILAKLINKPDKVFLKWNEKELVISCIAICIFSGLYYVFNGTKFGEVTILFLLAHYFIAAFSEEFLYRHIILNELLQSWNVFFSALLCGLIFSLLGHIGDSPLDNLLYRFPLGVFFSIFRLKTNSVLYTSVIHAFYNLLLIIG from the coding sequence GTGGATGAAATTAAAAATAAAGTGCTAAAAACATATAATCAGAAAATACAAACTTTGTTCATCTGCATTGGGATTTCAATTTTATCAGGTGTGACATTGCTAACTACGCTACTCACGATGGCAATAGTGCCTGTTAAATCAAATATTTTACTTAAAGTGACTTTACCAACTGTTATTGCGCTTGTTATCATCCCTGTTATTTTAGCCAAATTGATTAATAAACCTGATAAAGTCTTTTTAAAATGGAATGAAAAAGAGTTAGTGATATCATGCATCGCAATATGCATTTTTTCCGGGTTATATTATGTATTTAATGGGACAAAATTTGGGGAAGTTACAATACTTTTTTTATTAGCACATTATTTCATTGCTGCATTTTCAGAAGAATTTTTATACCGACATATTATTTTAAACGAACTGTTACAATCATGGAATGTTTTTTTTAGCGCTTTATTGTGTGGACTTATTTTTTCGTTGCTTGGACATATTGGTGATAGTCCTCTTGATAATTTATTATATCGGTTTCCCTTAGGTGTGTTTTTTTCAATTTTCAGACTAAAAACAAATTCTGTTTTATATACATCAGTTATACATGCATTTTATAATCTTTTATTGATTATTGGATAA
- a CDS encoding radical SAM/SPASM domain-containing protein produces the protein MYMNSRIGHLKVKGIDMIFNFDNGVVAGIDSKGVIFLDGIKNGNEFQKEKLSAAEKLFVQFLLENEFISYKPFQKKEQVMTAYIHLTNQCNLHCVGCYSFDDKRNRAEDMGYEEICVAIKKLADIGIENLVFSGGEPLLRKDITEIVRYAKIESQLRNIVLITNGTIYNKEKLANISKYVDTVSVSVDSYAEDCPAFIRDEGIFNRIVRTIEFLKESGSKVNILPTVHHLNANKLSEYVKLANQLGVTMSFSILTACFEGEMKQYLPRSKDIQTISDFMLHTDIFIEDTSIGGEVLQAENYCGAGKTMISIGTQGNVYPCHMLMYEEFCIGNIREETITTMREKEKKAKIFSSLEVDNLTGGCKECQFKYFCGGGCRARAYLKHKDLLAKDPYCNLFYNYYNETTKNI, from the coding sequence ATGTATATGAATTCTCGTATAGGTCATTTAAAAGTTAAAGGAATTGATATGATTTTTAATTTTGATAATGGTGTAGTAGCAGGAATTGATTCTAAAGGAGTAATCTTTTTAGACGGTATAAAAAATGGGAATGAGTTTCAAAAAGAGAAACTATCAGCAGCAGAAAAGTTGTTTGTTCAGTTTCTATTGGAGAATGAATTTATTTCATATAAGCCGTTCCAAAAGAAAGAACAAGTTATGACAGCATATATTCATCTAACAAATCAATGTAATTTGCATTGTGTCGGTTGTTATTCGTTCGATGATAAAAGAAATAGAGCAGAGGATATGGGGTACGAAGAAATTTGTGTGGCAATTAAAAAACTAGCAGATATAGGAATTGAAAATCTTGTGTTTTCTGGGGGAGAACCTTTGCTACGGAAGGATATCACAGAAATTGTTCGGTATGCAAAAATTGAAAGTCAGCTGCGTAACATTGTATTGATAACAAATGGCACAATTTACAATAAGGAGAAATTAGCAAATATATCAAAATATGTAGACACAGTTTCAGTTTCAGTAGACTCTTATGCGGAAGATTGTCCCGCGTTTATAAGAGATGAAGGGATTTTCAATAGGATAGTTCGGACAATAGAATTTTTAAAAGAAAGTGGAAGCAAGGTAAATATTCTACCAACTGTGCATCATTTGAATGCCAATAAATTGAGTGAATATGTAAAGCTTGCCAATCAGCTTGGAGTTACGATGAGTTTTAGTATCTTGACCGCTTGTTTTGAAGGGGAAATGAAGCAATATTTACCAAGGTCTAAAGATATTCAAACGATTAGTGATTTTATGCTTCATACGGACATATTTATTGAAGATACATCTATTGGCGGAGAAGTGCTACAAGCAGAAAATTATTGTGGAGCAGGAAAGACAATGATTTCTATTGGGACACAAGGAAATGTCTATCCTTGCCATATGTTGATGTATGAAGAGTTTTGTATTGGGAATATTAGAGAAGAAACAATTACAACTATGAGGGAAAAAGAAAAAAAAGCAAAAATATTTTCTTCTTTAGAAGTAGATAATTTAACCGGTGGATGCAAAGAATGTCAATTTAAGTATTTCTGTGGTGGTGGTTGTCGTGCCAGAGCGTATCTAAAACACAAAGACTTATTAGCGAAAGATCCATATTGTAACTTATTCTATAATTATTATAATGAAACGACAAAAAACATTTAA